From Candidatus Methylomirabilota bacterium, one genomic window encodes:
- a CDS encoding LLM class F420-dependent oxidoreductase, translating to MHYGVCIFPTDYSIRIDDLARATEERGFESLFVPEHTHIPASRRTPFPSGGELPREYSHTLDPFVALTAAAAATRTLKVGTGICLLIEHDPIITAKEVASLDLLSGGRVLFGIGGGWNAEEMENHGTAFKTRFRVLRERVLAMKEIWTKDAAEFHGEFVNFDPIWSWPKPVQKPHPPILLGGESGYTLQRVVDFCDGWFPRGRNAAAILPGLADLKARAARAGRDMKTISVSVFGAQADEAALGRYAEAGITRAILRLPPEPRNTVLPLLDRYAKLIR from the coding sequence ATGCACTACGGCGTCTGCATCTTCCCGACGGACTATTCGATCCGCATCGACGACCTCGCGCGGGCGACGGAAGAGCGCGGCTTCGAGTCGCTGTTCGTCCCCGAGCACACCCACATCCCGGCCAGCCGCCGCACGCCGTTCCCCAGCGGCGGCGAGCTCCCGCGGGAGTACTCGCACACGCTCGATCCCTTCGTCGCGCTCACCGCGGCGGCGGCCGCGACGCGCACGCTCAAGGTCGGCACGGGCATCTGCCTGCTCATCGAGCACGACCCGATCATCACGGCGAAGGAGGTGGCGAGCCTCGACCTCCTCTCGGGCGGCCGCGTCCTCTTCGGCATCGGCGGCGGCTGGAACGCCGAGGAGATGGAGAACCACGGGACCGCGTTCAAGACGCGCTTCCGCGTGCTCCGGGAGCGGGTGCTCGCGATGAAGGAGATCTGGACCAAGGACGCCGCGGAGTTCCACGGCGAGTTCGTGAACTTCGACCCGATCTGGTCGTGGCCGAAGCCCGTCCAGAAGCCCCACCCGCCGATCCTCCTCGGCGGCGAGAGCGGCTACACGCTCCAGCGCGTCGTGGACTTCTGCGACGGCTGGTTCCCGCGCGGGCGGAACGCGGCGGCGATCCTCCCCGGGCTCGCCGACCTCAAGGCGCGCGCGGCGCGCGCCGGACGTGACATGAAGACGATCTCCGTCTCGGTCTTCGGGGCGCAGGCCGACGAGGCGGCGCTCGGGCGCTACGCGGAGGCCGGGATCACGCGCGCCATCCTGCGCCT
- a CDS encoding nuclear transport factor 2 family protein — translation MLEISRQLAAAEDPLAPIRDWLRRLQACVRAVDFEGGRRLCAPELIAFGTVAHFVEGVEGVMEQQWRRVWPQIREFTIRVDEARGAVDGDTAWVAAPWDSTGVRPGGATFARPGRLTIALARHDGRWLATHTHFSLSPER, via the coding sequence CTGCTCGAGATCTCCCGCCAGCTCGCGGCCGCCGAGGACCCGCTCGCGCCGATCCGCGACTGGCTCCGCCGCCTGCAGGCGTGCGTGCGCGCCGTGGACTTCGAGGGCGGCCGGCGGCTCTGCGCGCCCGAGCTGATCGCGTTCGGCACCGTCGCGCACTTCGTCGAGGGCGTCGAGGGCGTCATGGAGCAGCAGTGGCGCCGGGTCTGGCCGCAGATCCGCGAGTTCACGATCCGCGTGGACGAGGCGCGCGGCGCGGTGGACGGCGACACCGCGTGGGTCGCCGCGCCATGGGACTCCACGGGCGTCCGGCCCGGCGGCGCGACCTTCGCGCGGCCAGGCCGGCTCACGATCGCGCTCGCGCGCCACGACGGGCGGTGGCTCGCGACCCACACCCACTTCTCGCTCTCCCCGGAGCGCTGA